CGACGCGTTCGGTGTTAAGGCTTTTGCCAATGCAGTAATTGCCTATGAGCCTGTTTGGGCGATTGGCACAGGTTTGACGGCTTCACCGCAACAAGCTCAGGATGTGCATGCTGCCATCCGTGCTCAGTTGGCGGCCGAAGACGCCGAAGTTGCCGCAAGCGTGCAGCTTCTCTACGGCGGCAGCGTGAAGGCAGCCAATGCGGCTGAGCTGTTCGGCATGCCGGATATCGATGGGGGGCTCATTGGTGGAGCGTCCCTGAACGCAGACGAATTCGGTGCAATTTGTCGCGCCGCAGGAAACTGAACAAATGCTGGAAACAGTTATCGTTGTTTTTCATCTGTTGGCAGCGCTCTCGCTAGTAGTGCTGGTGCTGTTGCAACAGGGTAAAGGTGCGGAAGCAGGTGCATCTTTCGGCGCAGGTGCTTCTAATACTGTGTTCGGAAGCCAAGGCTCTGCAACCTTCCTGAGTAAATTGACTGCTATACTCGCTGCCACTTTCTTTTTGACAGCACTTGGGTTAGGATACTTCGCGAAGCAACAAGCTCACCAGCTGAGCCAGGCGGGTCTCCCGGATCCAGCAGTACTGGAAGTGAAAGAGCAGCAAAAGCCGGCAGTTAATGATGATGTACCGGTGCTCCAAGAACAGAAGAGCAACACTACCAATGCTGGTGATGTTCCTCCTCCATCTGAAGAGCAGAAGTAACGGGTTTCAAGTAGTAGTATTGCCGAGGTGGTGGAATTGGTAGACACGCAACCTTGAGGTGGTTGTGCCCATAGGGTGTAGGGGTTCGAGTCCCCTTCTCGGTACCAATTAAAGCTTGAGAGCCCGCATTAGCGGGCTTTCTCGCAGGTGAAGGTTCGGATTTGACCCTCAGCAGGGTTCAGTCTTATACTTTCGCCCCAGCTTTGTCGCGGGGTGGAGCAGCTTGGTAGCTCGTCGGGCTCATAACCCGAAGGTCGTTGGTTCAAATCCAGCCCCCGCAACCAGCTTCAGCAGAGCCCCTTTTCAGGGGCTTTTTGCTAGCCGAACAGTTTACGGCGTCGTTGTCCAACGGCGCTTTCAGGGATGGGCGCTTCGCCCATTTTTTATTTGCACAGCATGCACGAGGGGGTTCAGGTGTCGAGCAAGCTAGAACAGTTGCAGGCCTTGTTGGCCCCGGTTGTCGAGGGCCTGGGTTATCAGTGCTGGGGGATCGAATACGTATCCCAGGGTAAGCATTCAGTCCTGCGTATCTACATCGACAAGGAAGGCGGCATTCTGGTGGAGGACTGCGAAGCGGTCAGCCGTCAGGCCAGTGCCATCCTCGACGTAGAAGATCCGATCAGCAGTGAATATACCCTTGAGGTGTCCTCTCCAGGCATGGATCGCCCACTGTTCACTCTGGAACAGTTTGCCTCGCATGCCGGCGAACAAGTGAAGATCAAGCTGCGTACGCCCTTCGACGGTCGTCGTAACTTCCAGGGCCTTCTCCGCGGTGTGGAGGAGCAGGATGTTGTGGTCCAGGTGGACAACAACGAGTACCTGTTGCCGATCGACTCGATCGACAAGGCCAATATTATTCCCAGTTTTGACTGAGACGTGCCGGGCCCGGCGGACTTTCCGGGCCCAATGGCTTGCGCAAGGCGAGGCGTACGATGAGCAAAGAAGTACTGCTGGTTGTTGAATCGGTATCCAACGAAAAAGGTGTACCGCCCGGCGTCATTTTCGAAGCGCTGGAAGTGGCCCTGGCTACTGCAACCAAAAAACGTTTTGAGGACGAAGTCGACCTGCGTGTGGAAATCAACCGCCACACCGGTAGCTACGAGACCTTCCGTCGCTGGACCGTGGTCGATGAAAACGACCTGGACGATCCTGCGATCGAAACCTGGCTGGACAAGATCAAGGACTCCCATCCTGAAGCCAAGATTGGCGACGTGATCGAAGAGAAGATCGAGTCCATCGAGTTCGGCCGTATCGCCGCCCAGACCGCCAAGCAGGTCATCGTGCAGAAGGTCCGCGAGGCCGAGCGCGCCCAGGTGGTAGACGCCTACCGCGAGCGTGTGAACGAGATC
The genomic region above belongs to Pseudomonas sp. PSKL.D1 and contains:
- the rimP gene encoding ribosome maturation factor RimP; translation: MSSKLEQLQALLAPVVEGLGYQCWGIEYVSQGKHSVLRIYIDKEGGILVEDCEAVSRQASAILDVEDPISSEYTLEVSSPGMDRPLFTLEQFASHAGEQVKIKLRTPFDGRRNFQGLLRGVEEQDVVVQVDNNEYLLPIDSIDKANIIPSFD
- the secG gene encoding preprotein translocase subunit SecG; protein product: MLETVIVVFHLLAALSLVVLVLLQQGKGAEAGASFGAGASNTVFGSQGSATFLSKLTAILAATFFLTALGLGYFAKQQAHQLSQAGLPDPAVLEVKEQQKPAVNDDVPVLQEQKSNTTNAGDVPPPSEEQK